The Burkholderia ambifaria AMMD genome has a segment encoding these proteins:
- a CDS encoding FecCD family ABC transporter permease: MSVPASPFHAPSHASSASRSGAARVGTSRRFAPFALAALACLVCAMSVVALCVGAYRIPLAEAWAALTGDPAAQQARAVLFDIRAPRVVLALLVGGGFGAAGAAMQALFRNPLADPGLVGVSSGAALGATTTIVLGPALFAAHASAAVLPVAAFAGALAVAALVYRLAASRGRLALPLLLLAGIAINALVGAAIGLLTFVADDAQLRSLTFWSLGSLGGAQWSALAAVAPCVAIGCVLLARERDALNALQLGETEALHLGVPVQRLKRRVLVAVALAVGALVSCAGIIGFIGLVAPHCVRLACGPDQRVVLPGAALLGALLTLAADLAARTIAAPAEIPLGVLTALLGAPFFLMLLWKNRGALGG, translated from the coding sequence ATGTCCGTTCCTGCTTCGCCCTTCCACGCACCGTCGCACGCATCGTCCGCCTCACGCTCCGGCGCCGCGCGCGTCGGCACGTCGCGCCGCTTCGCGCCGTTCGCGCTGGCCGCGCTCGCTTGTCTCGTGTGCGCGATGTCTGTCGTCGCGCTGTGCGTCGGCGCATACCGCATTCCGCTCGCGGAAGCATGGGCCGCGCTGACCGGCGATCCGGCCGCGCAGCAGGCGCGCGCGGTGCTGTTCGACATCCGCGCGCCGCGTGTCGTGCTCGCGCTGCTGGTCGGCGGCGGCTTCGGTGCAGCCGGCGCCGCGATGCAGGCGCTGTTCCGCAATCCGCTCGCCGACCCGGGCCTCGTCGGCGTGTCGAGCGGCGCGGCACTCGGCGCGACGACGACGATCGTCCTCGGCCCCGCGCTGTTCGCCGCGCACGCGAGCGCCGCCGTGCTGCCCGTCGCGGCGTTCGCGGGCGCGCTTGCCGTCGCGGCGCTCGTCTACCGGCTCGCCGCGTCGCGCGGCCGGCTCGCGCTGCCGCTGCTGCTGCTCGCCGGCATCGCGATCAACGCGCTGGTCGGCGCGGCGATCGGGCTGCTCACGTTCGTCGCCGACGATGCGCAGTTGCGCTCGCTGACCTTCTGGAGCCTCGGCAGCCTCGGCGGCGCGCAATGGTCCGCGCTGGCGGCCGTCGCGCCGTGCGTCGCGATCGGCTGCGTGCTGCTCGCGCGCGAACGCGATGCGCTGAATGCGCTGCAGCTGGGCGAAACCGAAGCGCTGCATCTCGGCGTGCCCGTGCAGCGGCTGAAACGGCGCGTGCTCGTCGCGGTCGCGCTCGCGGTCGGCGCACTCGTGTCGTGCGCGGGCATCATCGGCTTCATCGGGCTCGTCGCGCCGCACTGCGTGCGCCTCGCGTGCGGCCCCGACCAGCGCGTCGTGCTGCCCGGCGCCGCGCTGCTCGGCGCATTGCTGACGCTCGCCGCCGATCTTGCCGCACGCACGATTGCCGCGCCCGCCGAAATTCCGCTCGGCGTGCTGACCGCGCTGCTCGGTGCGCCGTTCTTCCTCATGCTGCTGTGGAAGAACCGCGGTGCGCTCGGCGGGTAA
- a CDS encoding hemin-degrading factor, with translation MMHSALPGQSATPARAVAALRDAFIKLKTERQLRNRDVAQALGISEGEALAAFVGEHVVRLDARFPAMFEEMPRLGRVMALTRNDTAVHEKDGEYAQMSHDGPVGLALGDIDLRIFYRHWASAFAVHDQTAHGPLKSLQFFDAQGHAIHKVYLRAHSDHAAYDAFVERWRAATQEPGLDVVPAAPKTPERADTEIDVAGFRAAWDAMTDTHQFFGITQRFGVSRMQALRLADPHYAYPVETARALRHMLERAALSGQPIMVFVGNAGMIQIHTGPIANVREVGAWINVLDPSFNLHVRERLIAAAWVVKKPTSDGIVTSLELFDRQGDHVALLFGERKPGKVERDDWRTLVATLPSAAHGDAR, from the coding sequence ATGATGCATTCCGCCCTTCCCGGTCAATCGGCCACGCCGGCCCGCGCGGTCGCCGCATTGCGCGACGCGTTCATCAAGCTCAAGACCGAGCGCCAGCTGCGCAACCGCGACGTCGCACAGGCGCTCGGCATCAGCGAAGGCGAGGCGCTCGCCGCGTTCGTCGGCGAGCACGTGGTGCGGCTCGACGCGCGCTTTCCGGCAATGTTCGAGGAAATGCCGCGCCTCGGCCGCGTGATGGCGCTCACGCGCAACGACACGGCCGTCCACGAGAAGGACGGCGAATATGCGCAGATGAGCCATGACGGCCCGGTCGGCCTCGCGCTCGGCGACATCGACCTGCGCATCTTCTACCGTCACTGGGCGTCGGCGTTCGCGGTGCACGACCAGACCGCGCACGGTCCGCTGAAGAGCCTGCAGTTCTTCGACGCGCAGGGTCATGCGATCCACAAGGTCTACCTGCGCGCGCACAGCGATCACGCGGCGTATGACGCGTTCGTCGAACGCTGGCGCGCGGCGACTCAGGAGCCCGGGCTCGACGTCGTGCCCGCCGCGCCGAAAACGCCCGAGCGCGCCGACACCGAGATCGACGTCGCGGGGTTTCGCGCGGCGTGGGACGCGATGACCGACACGCACCAGTTCTTCGGCATCACGCAGCGCTTCGGCGTGAGCCGCATGCAGGCGCTGCGTCTCGCCGATCCGCACTACGCGTATCCGGTCGAAACGGCGCGCGCGCTGCGTCACATGCTCGAACGGGCCGCGCTGAGCGGTCAGCCGATCATGGTGTTCGTCGGCAACGCGGGAATGATCCAGATCCACACGGGCCCCATCGCGAACGTGCGCGAGGTCGGCGCGTGGATCAACGTGCTCGACCCGAGCTTCAACCTGCACGTGCGCGAGCGGCTGATCGCCGCCGCCTGGGTCGTGAAGAAGCCGACGAGCGACGGCATCGTCACGTCGCTCGAACTGTTCGACCGGCAGGGTGACCACGTCGCGCTGCTGTTCGGCGAGCGCAAGCCCGGCAAGGTCGAACGCGACGACTGGCGCACGCTCGTCGCGACGCTGCCGTCGGCCGCACACGGGGACGCGCGGTGA
- a CDS encoding heme/hemin ABC transporter substrate-binding protein, translated as MSARSFSPRRRVVLASAVAGALAGALPGRALPQAAQKRVVVIGGALAETAFALGGADARGYRLVGADTTCTYPDAAKRLPKVGYQRALSAEGLLSLRPDLVLASAEAGPPTAIAQVKSAGVAVTTFDERHDVDSVRAKITGVARALDVRDAGSTLLQRFDREWQAARSAVAARVPGGAQPPRVLFVLNHTGNQALAAGQRTAADAMIRYAGARNAMQGFDHYKPLTSEALAAAAPDILLISDEGLAAVGGRAALLAAPGFGATPAGRAQRVVSLDALFLLGFGPRLPLAVTTLHRRLSDALA; from the coding sequence GTGAGCGCGCGATCGTTCTCGCCGCGACGTCGCGTCGTGCTCGCGAGCGCGGTTGCCGGCGCGCTCGCGGGCGCGCTGCCCGGCCGCGCGCTGCCGCAGGCCGCGCAAAAGCGCGTCGTCGTGATCGGCGGCGCGCTCGCGGAAACCGCATTCGCGCTCGGCGGCGCCGACGCGCGCGGCTACCGGCTCGTCGGCGCCGACACGACCTGCACGTACCCGGACGCCGCGAAGCGCCTGCCGAAGGTCGGCTACCAGCGCGCGCTGTCGGCCGAGGGGCTGCTGTCGCTGCGCCCCGATCTCGTGCTCGCGTCGGCGGAAGCCGGCCCGCCCACCGCGATCGCGCAGGTGAAAAGCGCGGGCGTCGCGGTGACGACGTTCGACGAGCGCCACGACGTCGACTCGGTACGCGCGAAGATCACCGGCGTCGCGCGGGCGCTCGACGTGCGCGATGCGGGCAGCACGCTGCTGCAACGCTTCGATCGCGAGTGGCAGGCCGCGCGCAGTGCAGTCGCCGCGCGCGTGCCCGGCGGCGCGCAGCCGCCGCGCGTGCTGTTCGTGCTGAACCATACCGGCAACCAGGCGCTCGCGGCCGGCCAGCGCACGGCCGCCGACGCGATGATCCGCTACGCGGGCGCGCGCAATGCGATGCAGGGCTTCGATCACTACAAGCCGCTGACGAGCGAAGCGCTCGCCGCCGCCGCACCCGACATCCTGCTGATCTCCGACGAAGGGCTCGCGGCGGTCGGCGGCCGCGCCGCGCTGCTTGCCGCGCCCGGCTTCGGCGCGACGCCGGCCGGCCGCGCGCAGCGCGTCGTGTCGCTCGATGCGCTGTTCCTGCTCGGCTTCGGCCCGCGCCTGCCGCTCGCCGTCACGACCCTGCACCGACGCCTGTCGGATGCGCTTGCCTGA
- a CDS encoding heme ABC transporter ATP-binding protein produces the protein MLTAHHLDVARRHNVILRDLSLSIEPGRVTALLGRNGAGKSTLLKTFAGELTGSVAPNGVRVTGDITLNGEPLACIDARRLACLRAVLPQAAQPAFPFSVDEIVLLGRYPHVRRGGATSHRDRDIAWQALERADADALVGRDVTTLSGGELARVQFARVLAQLWPDDDAMEAGPRYLLLDEPTAALDLAHQHRLLDTVRAVAREWRLGVLAIVHDPNLAARHADSIALLADGTIVAHGTPRDVMTPAHIAQCYGFAVKMVETGDGAPPVMVPA, from the coding sequence ATGCTGACCGCCCACCACCTCGACGTCGCCCGCCGACACAACGTCATTCTGCGCGACCTGTCGCTGTCGATCGAACCCGGCCGCGTGACCGCGCTGCTCGGCCGCAACGGCGCGGGCAAGAGCACGCTGCTGAAAACTTTCGCCGGCGAATTGACCGGCAGCGTCGCGCCGAACGGCGTGCGCGTGACCGGCGACATCACGCTGAACGGCGAACCGCTTGCGTGCATCGACGCGCGGCGTCTCGCGTGCCTGCGCGCGGTGCTGCCGCAGGCCGCGCAGCCGGCGTTTCCGTTCAGCGTCGATGAGATCGTGCTGCTCGGCCGGTATCCGCATGTGCGGCGGGGCGGCGCAACGTCGCACCGCGATCGCGACATCGCGTGGCAGGCGCTCGAACGCGCGGACGCCGATGCGCTCGTTGGTCGCGACGTCACGACCTTGTCCGGAGGCGAACTTGCCCGCGTGCAGTTCGCGCGCGTGCTCGCGCAGCTGTGGCCGGATGACGACGCAATGGAAGCCGGGCCGCGGTACCTGCTGCTTGACGAACCGACCGCTGCGCTCGATCTCGCGCATCAACACCGGCTGCTCGATACCGTGCGCGCCGTCGCGCGCGAATGGCGGCTCGGCGTGCTCGCAATCGTCCACGATCCGAATCTCGCCGCGCGGCACGCGGATTCGATCGCACTGCTCGCCGACGGGACGATCGTCGCGCACGGCACGCCGCGCGACGTGATGACACCCGCCCATATCGCGCAGTGCTACGGATTCGCGGTGAAGATGGTGGAAACCGGAGACGGTGCGCCACCCGTCATGGTGCCCGCATAG